The stretch of DNA atatgcatgcatgtctCTGCTGCCGaaatgaaaaaacaaaaaaaaatcaaagagagaGGGCCTGTGCGACGAGGGGGAGAACGTGGTGAtcaccggcggcgacggggcggTGAGGTCGTCGGTTTCGACCAAGAGGAGCCGGGCTGCTGCCATCCACAACGAATCTGAGCGTGTAAGAAATTCAAAATTCCCTTTTTCATGCTACTGCTAGCTCGTCTAGTTCACACGAACTGGCCGATAGGTACGTGTACGTACTACGTTGCAGGTGAAATGCATGGTCCAGCGCTATGGTACGTACGCACACGCTTCtgcagtgttttttttttttttggtcgaGAGCGCCCAGCTTTCTGGTGTCAAAATCATGGGCCATACGCCAAACAGTTTCCGATTGCTTATACACTGCTTCTACCGACGTGTTACGTTGGAAGCCACTTGATATTGGCCGAGATTTACTACTTCAAGAAATACAAATAGAGCTATTTTTATATGCACCAAGAGCTAGCCCCAAATCTGTGCATTTTTTCAATTCCAGCGAACCAAATAAATGCCAGCATGCGTCCGATTCCCCACCTTCCTGTAGTTGTCACGCCGAGAGTTGCGAGCGACCTTTTTCAACATGGGTATGGCCTTTTTTTGAAACATGGGTATTGTCATATTGAAACAGCTCAATCACTTCTATTATTGCATGTTTAGCTGTTTACTCAACTAACAAGGTAGCCTAAGAGGATTTCTCATCTCaacaagaggggggggggggggaaagaGTCCTGGAAATATCGCTTCCGATCCATGCGTATATATGTGCAGATTTTTGTGGACGTTGATGGCACGTGGCCAAAATCATCCTTTTCTTCTTTATTAGCGGCGGGCGGGAATACCATAAAGATTTAAGGAACATTCGAATATGTTTGGGGACAGAGCCGAGACCGGTATATTCGTGTGTTATCTGTCTGCCCGTGTTTGCGTCCTGTTGCCACTTTTTTGGCTCTGTGTTACCACTGTGGCCATGACTTCCCTATGTCTATGAGGGATAAGCTCCACGTAGCTATCGTGCGCCGCTCGGGGTAGCTTAATTGGTCGCCGCGGAGGAATCCTCGAGGTTTCCAAGCTTCCCAGTGTGACCAGCGACTAGTACACGGACGGACTCCAAAGAAGATGCAATGTGCCTCTTCAGGTTGATGTCCATGTCATGCTAGCTCTAGTTGCTTCAGTTCAGAACTACCATGTGCTGTTGCCTGCTGGTTGAGACTGAAAGAGCAAGAGCTTGCTCAGACTTTGCATGGCTCATGGCCCATGGGCCAAAACTAGTTCGGCCACCATGCAACGCCTCGGACCACGAAAACTCAGGAACAAGACTTTCTTTATAATAACATGTACTACATGTACAAAAAATATAATGTGTACTATGTAATAATAATAACATTATGTTGTGTTGCGTTTCAGAAACGAAGGGACAGGATCAACCAGAAGATGAAAACGCTGCAAAAGATGGTCCCGAACTCGAGCAAGGTgagccggctgctgctgctgcctgctgcgaCTCAGACAACGCAACCGATCCGACTAACAAACACACTACGCGCGCGCTTTGCGCTCACGTTGCCTCTCCTTGGCCTGGCGCAGACGGACAAGGCGTCGATGCTGGACGAGGTGATCGACTACCTGAAGCAGCTGCAGGCGCAGGTGCAGGTGATGAGCCGGATGAGCAGCATGATGATGCCCATGGCGATGCCGCAGCTGCAGATGTCCGCCGTCATGGCGCAGATGGCCCAGATGGCGCAGATGGCGCAGATGGCCCAGGGCATGATGAACATGGGctccctcgcgccgccggccgccgccgcctacgcgGGTCTCACGCCGCTCATCATGCCCCCCTTCGTCCCCGCCATGCCGCCCTGGgaccccgccgcctccggcgccgccgccgtgggcgcggcggcggaccgcACGCCGCAGCCCGCCGCgtgcgtcgccggcgccgcgccgccggacgCCTTCTCCGCCTTCCTCGCGTGCCAGGCGCAGCAGAGCGGCCAGGTACGCACGCCGACCGTATCCATATCTACGTGCGTGCCGCGTACGTGCAGACGATATCTAAGGGGTCAAGGGTGGTTGCTGACGCGAACGGATCttttgcagcagcagcaaccgaGCGGCATGGAGGCGTACAGCCAGATGGTGGCGCTGTACCAGAAGatgagccagcagcagcagggccaGCCCGGCAGTTCATCCAAGCAGTGAGCACGTAGCTGCTCTTGTACATCCTTTTGTTTGCTTGATTGAAAACCCAATTCCAGGGGCCTGTTTGGGAGGGTTTCCGCCGGCTCCGGCTCtggcactgtagcatcactgcagCGCGGAGCCGACGGAGCCACCTAAACCAGGCTCCACAGCTTCAATGAACAGTGTTGCATGTTAGTGAAACAAGAGGAGATGATGGGCCGGAGCCGCTCCTATAAACAATGCTGCTACAGTATTTTTCTGCTTTGAAGCTAgggagccctcccaaacggggcctagCTGTCCCTCCATCGCATCTGTCcagatttctttcttttttttctcctgtGGTGAGGCGTGGGCCCCGAGTCGTGCAGTTGAGGTGAAATCCGTCGACGCGGTTACATGTACCatcatgtatttattctgtTTTTGACCCGCCTAGCCTTGTATAAATGACCAAAAATCCTTGATTTATGCTGTCAGTCTAATTGCTGAAGATGACGTTCAggtaagaattttttttaaataatattattttaatagttAATCGTAGAAATAAATAACGAAATTGCAAAAATAGGTGACAGTCGGCCCACCAATAGCCGATAGGCGACCTGTCGGCTCCGAAATTGCCAACAGGTAGCTATCGGCCATTGGAAGGCCGACTGATCTGTGCCACATCGGCTCCGTTGAGCTGAAGTGGGTTGTCGGCGAGAATGGGTCCAGTCGGCCCCTCCCTGTCCGACTAGCCTAGTCGCGCCGATAGGGGGCCAGTCAGCTGCTCCGTGGCCGATAGGCCTATCGGACATTTACccccctgcccccccccccccccggcggtcTCGGCCTTTCACCGCGAGAGATTTACCGCCGCCCGACCCTCGACCAACgcggcgccgctcctctgccTGGGAGCCAAGccacggcgccgcccctccgccgagCCAGCGCCGCCGGTGTCTGCTCCTCCGCccggccaccgtcgccgcccctCCGCTCGCCCCGGCCCAGGCCGCGGCGCCCCTCCGCCTAGGCGCCGGCCGTTGGGCGGCGCACAGCCGGCGGGCGGGGCCGGCAGGCCCCTTCGGGCCTCCCCGACGCCGGTGCCgcgggcggccggggcgcggcgCTGCGCGAGCCCGGAAGCGTGGTGGGGCACGTGCGGCCGAAGCCTTTGCTCCCTCGATTCCGACCACGACGAGTAGTGATTGCATCGTTTCGAAGGTGAGTTTTTTGAACAAGTCTTTGTTAATTGGAGTTATAGTGATTATTAAAGACCATGATTAGACTATATGAGTAGTTTAGTTTCTAAATTTTATAAATCTCTTATTTGTTTAATTCTGAGTATGCAGTGACTTCGATTAGGAAATGTAATATCGTTTTGAATAGAATGAATTTAGTGATATATGGATTTGACTTTTAGAACATGATGTCACCTGAATTAAATAAAAAGTATCAAGGAGTGTCGTCTAACGTGAGATTATGTGGTTCATTATCAGGAATGAGTTCGGAACTagtaaatatcagagttcatcaTGGCAACGGATTCATTAATTATTGCGATTCCGGGGTAGATTTGAGTCAGTTTCAGTATGTAGATACAACAATTCCGAATCCATTGCAAATGCGTCATGCGGATGTATTAGGTTGGATGCATGATTTTTCTGCAAGTTGACCCAAGCTACTGGAGGATCAAAGTTAGTGGGGTGGTTCCAAGACTACGTGAACATGGTTGGCGGTGGGAACTTGTGAGATGAGCAACTCGAAATGTTGGCGTGCTTTGGTCCATATGGCTACCAACAAAATGAAATTCCCTCTTGTTGTGCTCGTTCAGCAAGAACTAGCTAACGAAACTCAAGGGGAGAGTAGCCATGCCGTTGCTGCAACTGAGATGGTCGCTAAAATCAAGTGGCCTCCTGAAAATTCAGTTGCAGAGGATCAGCAGTCGCAGCCTGAAGTCCACCAACAAGCTTAGCATGAAACTAAAACTGGCAATTGGGAATTCGGAGGTCACATGATTGCAGATCAAGGGGAATTAGATGAGACAATAGTTGATGAAATGGATCTAGATGACGAGGAGTACAAAACCTTTGTTGAAGGTAGAGATGGTCATTTATTTGAAAATGAAGATACTATCCCTCAGGATTGGGGCAATGGAGATCACAAGTGGTCAATTGTTTCATGATAAGAAGCACTTGTAGCATGCTATTAAGAAGTGGTCTTTCTTAGAAAACAAACCATTCAAGGTGGTCGTTTCCAATCCGACCACTTATGATTTCAAGTGTCTCGCCCCGGGTTGTCCCTGGCGCGTTCACGGGTATCTGCCGAAGGCTGAGAGCAACTTTGTGGCCTCGATCGTCGTTGCCCACTCGTGCAAGCTTTCAAAAACTGTTGTGAAGCAGAGAAACATGACAGCAGAATTTGTGGCTACTGTGATGTATGGAGAAATTGTGAAGAAGACTTCCATCTCACCTTTCCAGATTATGCTTGCAATATCAAATAGGTACTCCTATGAAATATCTTATGACATGGCATGGCGAGCAAAGTAGAAGGCGCTTGACTGGAGGTTCGGCTCGTACAAGGATTCGTACCACCACCTCCCACATCTCCTGGCACTACTACAGAGTAGAAACCCTGGAACTATAATTGATATAGATGACTACCAGAATGCTAATGGTGATAGAGTTCTTAGGCGTGCGTTCTAATCCTTTGGTTGCATGATTCAAGCTTTCAAACACTGCATACCAGTTCTTTCCGTCGATGGTACATTTCTTACAGGAATGTATAAAGGTCAGATGTTCACTTGCATTGGGGTGGACGCAAATAACTAGGTTGTGCCGATTGCCTTCGCTTTTGTTGAATCTGAAAATGCTGTAAGTTGGTTGTGGTTCCTTTCACTGATCAAGCGGGCGGTGGTTTGTGAGAGGCCAAACGTGTGTGCAAGCAAAGAGCAAAGGTAATACCTTCTACTAGCTGATTTGAGCGGTTATTCGTTTCAATCAGCCCTCCGTAACTTCGACGGGCTGTAGACCCCGCCGCCACTTTGCGATTTCGTGTAGTGGTTGGACATGGAGCAGTCGCCGAAAGCTAAGGACTACGTTCAGAGGCAAGCAAGGTGCGCTGcggaaaggtggcagcgaatgATGCATGAGGAAAAAATGAAAGAGAAACACAAGATAGAGCAGCAAGAGATCCGAAAGAGGATTGAAGCAGTGAAACATAAGGAGGCGGAGGAGTGTGAGGCGGATAGAGAGAGAAAGTGAGAGAGGGCACGACGTGCGAAGGATGCGGGGCTCGAGGCCATTAAGAAAAGAAAGTATCCCAGATGCACTCAGTGATGTACCAGGAGATAGTCCTGGCATTTCTaattccctaaggcatgttaggtctagTTCGAGCACGAGGTTACCGTGCTCgatgcacatgccactgcactTTGTTGTTTTAGAGAatctgtcgggtaccacgattaggcacaccctaatcggggtactaaggtcaccctaaaaacgcaaacaaaTGTTAGGCgactgggcccacaaaggcctacggcctccttccaacctggaagaaagaaaaggactcaaagaagcccagcatgcggcccatttgcaccccccctcggacccgcggggtaatctccgtctcgctcaagtgttcccatcgagaccctcaaCTGCGCCctgcgtctccgcctcgctcgagggtagcgaacctaccctcgagcaggcaaGACATCTCTGCCtccctcgagggtagcgaacctaccctcgaacagggcgaatcatctccgcctcgctcgaggccacccgtcgacgtaaaggacaaacggcccttccgctcacccgcccatcgtacggaggcattaaatgccaaccactcctccgcaGCACCcgggacagacggcgtcaggctgccattccccacagtggctgtgaccggagtcccgtccacTAACtctggtcactgctccgccatcccggacgctgtggcagcactgtggaacctgcgacACGGGACGAGacgggctcggcactgctcccgttactattctgccaactccggctgtccggactccacctcaccacacgcATGGCCCCGGGGCcacctgtggcagaaccacctgaattatcccggctcaagtgcgcaggccatcaccataaaggcaacaccggctcaaacgcacttcaaacggaacaatccttggtctgtcgggtaacgtcccgatacaaccaccggttctcggatcgaacaagcataccctgcacgaaggcgagtccagagatattacaaccaccattttacaacacagacatagtaatgattacaaaccagttcaaaccattattacaaaaccaacttaagtaaagcagttatacaagccataacttaagttcagagtttagacagtggaagataaaacacgacggctacaacacatcaCAAAAGGAtgccaggctagcccaagcatggtatcactcgtcatagtcattgccggccgaagacgtatcccactctacggaccagccaggaggcaacgagcaaggggtcggggtcggggtcggggcgggcggcgccgccgccgtgccgcgcgccggcgcggaCGCGCTGGTGCCGTGCGCCGCGAGGGTAGACGAGGCGGCCGCGGAGGGGGCGGACGCCGCCGACGCGTCGAGGAGGAAGCGGGCGCGGGTGGTCGGCGAGGACGGGCTGGTGTGCGCCAGCCAGGGGAGCAccgcgcccggccgccgcggcgacaGCGCCCTGATCACGCGGGACGCCTGCGGCACCGGGGCCGACGACGTGTGCGGCTTCACGACCACCACCAACAACTCGACGTCCCTGGAGCGCGAGGACAAGGGCTCCCCGGACACGGAGAACACCAGCATCGGCGGAGGCGCCAGCGACTCCCGCTGCTTCAGCCGTCGGTCGCAGGCAAGCT from Panicum virgatum strain AP13 chromosome 9K, P.virgatum_v5, whole genome shotgun sequence encodes:
- the LOC120651703 gene encoding transcription factor UNE10-like isoform X1, which gives rise to MNQCVPSWDLDNPALVAAGDGGGGVSNHPVTTAAGSAHHRGAAVTAAGGAFAPVVVPMADHYYEVAELTWEKGNISSHGLLNRSPPSKYHHPPAAPPPPPHLQGIGGDGGAARDRETLEAVVGEAAARSHFLSRPAVHLAPWVGVGVGAGGAAAVPRAGADALVPCAARVDEAAAEGADAADASRRKRARVVGEDGLVCASQGSTAPGRRGDSALITRDACGTGADDVCGFTTTTNNSTSLEREDKGSPDTENTSIGGGASDSRCFSRRSQREGLCDEGENVVITGGDGAVRSSVSTKRSRAAAIHNESERKRRDRINQKMKTLQKMVPNSSKVSRLLLLPAATQTTQPIRLTNTLRARFALTLPLLGLAQTDKASMLDEVIDYLKQLQAQVQVMSRMSSMMMPMAMPQLQMSAVMAQMAQMAQMAQMAQGMMNMGSLAPPAAAAYAGLTPLIMPPFVPAMPPWDPAASGAAAVGAAADRTPQPAACVAGAAPPDAFSAFLACQAQQSGQQQQPSGMEAYSQMVALYQKMSQQQQGQPGSSSKQ